Proteins found in one Xyrauchen texanus isolate HMW12.3.18 chromosome 30, RBS_HiC_50CHRs, whole genome shotgun sequence genomic segment:
- the LOC127623797 gene encoding uncharacterized protein C14orf132-like — protein MDLSFMAAQIPVMTGAFMDSSPHDDYSADHSLFNSSASVHAAALAAHNQQEEQQPMSRDAIWLWIAITATIGNIIVVGVVYAFTF, from the coding sequence ATCCCTGTGATGACAGGAGCTTTCATGGACTCGTCGCCTCATGATGACTACAGCGCAGATCACTCTCTCTTCAACTCCTCTGCTAGTGTCCACGCCGCTGCTCTGGCAGCTCACAACCAACAGGAGGAGCAGCAGCCCATGTCCCGGGATGCCATCTGGCTGTGGATCGCCATCACCGCCACCATCGGAAATATCATAGTGGTGGGCGTGGTCTATGCCTTCACGTTCTGA